Sequence from the uncultured Fibrobacter sp. genome:
GCGTATGGTGGCGATGTGGTCGATGTTTATTCCGAGCTTTACAGTCATACAATCTCCTGTCTAATACGAAATAAAAGTAGATAAATTCACGATGGATGTGCCCTGGGCCTCGGCTTTTTTCTGCAAGGTGGCGGCCATGTCGAGCCCTTCGTCGTTCAGGGGGATGACCATGGAGGCTATCCCGTTCTTGCGGGCGTCCTTGAGTTTATGCTTCACGTAGTCGCCGAGGGTGCTGTTGTCGGGGTTGTAGGGGGCGGTGCTGCTGCACTTGATCTTGAAATCCTTGCACGTTTCCGGGACTTTGGTCATCTTGTTGAGGGAAAGGTCGACAAAGGCGAGCTTGTTTGCCTCGAGAGGTTTGAATGTCGCCTGCAGCAGTTGCCTGTGCTCCACGGCCTGTTCGCCGAACCGCGTGGCCACTCCCATGGCATCGGGGAAGGCGGTCTTTGCCTCGTTGATGATTTCGCCGATTTGCTCCTCGGTATGGTGAATTCTTATCGGGCGGTACTTGTTGTGCCTCTTGTTCAGTTTGTTCGATTCCATGTAGAGCCACAGGAATACGTCTTTGTGCTTCACGTGCTTGACATCGGTGACGAATCCTTCGGGCATGTTGAACGGGGTCACGAGCAGCGTGAACGGGTATTCCAGCTTGTTCAGGGCGACAATTTGCTCCGGGGTCAGTTCCGTGACCTGGAACGAGACGGCCAACACGGAGGCGTTGGAGCGGAACACGTTTTCGGAAACTTGCAGCTCCAGGTCGAGCGTGTCGCCTTCGGGCTTGAGAACTTTGAGCCTTGCCGCCTGGAAGACGTTCGGGTTGTCGTGCAGTTCCTCCATATATAATACATTCCCGCCACGGGCCTGGATGAACCGCTGCGCCTGCAACAGGTAGACGATGATGGTGCTGCCCTTGCCGAGAGTCCAGATGTCGAGGTTCTTTTTCTTGTTGAAGCGCGTGCTCAGCACCTGGAGTTCGCTCTTGAGCCCGTCGACAAAGGGGAGGGTATCCTGTGCGCTGGCTTCGGGGGAGGTCTCTTCGGAGACGATGCTTTTCGGGAGCCACTGCTTGCCGAAATCTGTCTTGGGCAGGAAATACACTATGGCCGCAATTATTCCGCAGACAATAAATAGGGCGACGATATGTTTTATCTTGCTCATGGTACTTTTAAATATAATTATATTGGCGACATGCCTATTCTCTTTGCCTTGGCCGGAGCGACCGGAATCGGAAAATCGGAATTGTCCTTGCGGCTTGCCGAACATTATGGTGCCGAAATCATCGGCGTGGATTCCCGGCAGGTGTACCGCGGGTTTACCATAGGCACGGCGCAGCCGTCGGCTAGCGACATGGCCAGGGTGCGCCACCATCTTGTCGATTTTTTGGAACCGGAGCGCAAGTATTCGGTGGGCGAGTTCTGCCGCGACGTGAAGAGCATCTTGCAAGGGAACCCGGAACGCAACTATATATTGGTGGGCGGGACCGGGCTGTACATGCAGACATTGATGCTCGGGCTCCCGCAAATCCCTGCTGTGCCGGAAAGCGCCCGCGAGGAACTGGAAAAAATTGCGCAAGCCGAAGGTGCAGATAGTTTGTACAAGATGGCACTGGATGCAGACCCGGAACTGGCCCAGAGCGTAGAGCCGAACAACGTGCAGCGCCTCATTCGCATATTGGAAGTGTACAGGGCCACAGGCCGCAAGCTCTCGGACTGGCAAAAGGAACGCGAAGGCGGGATCGGGAAACTTCCCGTGATCTGGCTTCAGCGTGAACGTGATGTTTTGTACAAACGAATTGATTTCCGTGTAGACAAGATGATAAAGGACGGCTGGGTCGAAGAAGTGCGTGAACTTTCGAAGACGGTGCCGCTCGATGCTCCCGCATGGCAGAGTTTAGGTTATCGGGAATTGCTGGCAGCGCAGACGGATGCTGAGATGGCGCAGGTCATAGAAGAAGTCAAGAAGAAGACGCGCAATTACGCCAAGCGCCAGCTCACGTGGTTCCGCGGCCAGATGGATTGCGTGCCGGTGGATATGGAAAG
This genomic interval carries:
- the miaA gene encoding tRNA (adenosine(37)-N6)-dimethylallyltransferase MiaA, whose protein sequence is MPILFALAGATGIGKSELSLRLAEHYGAEIIGVDSRQVYRGFTIGTAQPSASDMARVRHHLVDFLEPERKYSVGEFCRDVKSILQGNPERNYILVGGTGLYMQTLMLGLPQIPAVPESAREELEKIAQAEGADSLYKMALDADPELAQSVEPNNVQRLIRILEVYRATGRKLSDWQKEREGGIGKLPVIWLQRERDVLYKRIDFRVDKMIKDGWVEEVRELSKTVPLDAPAWQSLGYRELLAAQTDAEMAQVIEEVKKKTRNYAKRQLTWFRGQMDCVPVDMESDPFKIVLDNVV
- a CDS encoding divergent polysaccharide deacetylase family protein, encoding MSKIKHIVALFIVCGIIAAIVYFLPKTDFGKQWLPKSIVSEETSPEASAQDTLPFVDGLKSELQVLSTRFNKKKNLDIWTLGKGSTIIVYLLQAQRFIQARGGNVLYMEELHDNPNVFQAARLKVLKPEGDTLDLELQVSENVFRSNASVLAVSFQVTELTPEQIVALNKLEYPFTLLVTPFNMPEGFVTDVKHVKHKDVFLWLYMESNKLNKRHNKYRPIRIHHTEEQIGEIINEAKTAFPDAMGVATRFGEQAVEHRQLLQATFKPLEANKLAFVDLSLNKMTKVPETCKDFKIKCSSTAPYNPDNSTLGDYVKHKLKDARKNGIASMVIPLNDEGLDMAATLQKKAEAQGTSIVNLSTFISY